GCTTCCAATTAAATTCTAAAAATAGCAAGCTTTTAACCTTTTTCCATCTTGCAAGATTAATGTAATTTAAAATAGAAAAAGGCTAGGTAATTACCCCACTGTAATTGAGTATCTCCAGAGTCAGCATAGAGGAATGCAATGAGAATCTGTCAGTTCCTTAAATTGTATCAAATTCAAACACAATGAGTAAAGATAACAGTGAAACCACCTCATGACCCCAGAATGGTCCTCTTCTGTGGCTGCAAGATCTGGGGGAACCACAACTTAAGGAAGGCCAATACTTATTCAAGGGCTCGAGCAATGTTGAAATCTGAAATAACAAATAGTAGTTGGCTCATAAACAAATAAATTTGACCTCAGTAACGAGGAGTAAGCATATCTATGAAATAGAAAAAAGGGAAGCACCACTAAAATTAAAGAAATCAAAGCTTCTCAATGACCTCATTGCAGAAATTGAAAATATCCTAGCTAACCAATAAAGTTCACAGAAGCTTGCAGCTGCTAAAGTAAAATAAAATCACTTGAAGCTACTTCACAGCAAAGCTGGTTGATGGCTTAAAGCTCTACCTGTATTTGCATAAATACTTTGGTACCGTCACACAATCTCACAGCATAGGGTACGTTACAAATCTATATGTGCAAATTAGTTCACAGAGTTTTTTTGATTAGTCAAAATATTTCATAGAATTCAGATCTGAAAAATTAAATTCATAAGTATACATAAAGTCTTATAATGCAACTTCTGATTAAAAGTTAAGATCATATCAAGTAGACCAAACTCCAAAGCATACGTGTTCACACAAAAAGAATTGCTCAATATGAAGGTGAAAATTTGGGAAATCCTAAGTTCTTGAATGTTTGAACTTTGCCAAAAAGATACACctaagggtgtggcctagtgatAAAGCTAGAACGAGGACCACGGGAGACTAAGGTTTGAATCCCAACAGAAGCGGAAAAAGCTAGGTGATTTCTACCTAACACCACCATTACCTCAACAACAAGAaaagacaatttgtgtgagctCCCTGTGGATTTATTTGTGTCAGCAGAAGACATCGACGTTCCAGTTACAAACTGTTCAATATCAGTCAATTCTCACATCCAAAGCTGCTCGCTCATagaaaaagagcaaaaaaaaagcaTAATAAGCAAGCATACCTCCTTCTGATCAAATGGGCGATTAGAACAGCAGGAAGGCCAAGTTCCATCGTTGTACTCTGCCCAAAGTCCATCTATAGCACAACAAACCTTATTCAATTCTATCATTCACTTCTCACCACATGAAAAATTAATTACACACACGGAGTAGGACTTACGAATTGTGAATATAGATGGCGAATTCGAGCTGGAAAAATACACAAAAATCACAGGTGAGCTCCTACTTCCAAACGCATGCTATATAATGAAATTGTGGCAAAACAAAGATATTTAAAATTCCTTGTTATAATCCTCGGTGGATAATTGACCCACCCTTTACCGTTCTCACttaaatagtactccctccatcccaatttaaatTTCTAACTTTCCTTGTTGGTCAATCCCAAAAAAGAGTGTCGGTTTCTATATTTGGTAAGTTGGCAATTCAAACACCATACATGACAAGGGTAAAACCACAAAattcaaaggacattttagtacacaacacacatctttaatttagaatCACAAGATTGAAAAATCTACctatatttcttaaactccgtatccagtcaaactaagacacttaattGGGAAGGGGGAAGTACTAGATTTGGTTCACTAGCCATTAAGCCAAATCCATGAAGACCAATATACTTGTAATTTAACAATACCGAGAACAACTAAGCATCATCACAAACTAATTGACCATGTGAATCTTCAATATCCATTTGGACTATACTTTAATCTAATCTTAATTAAAAAAGGAAAAGAGGTAAAAAGGAGATATACCGGCTACAACAGGCGTTGTTAGAGCAGCAATGACGAGTTCTCCTGCAATAAGTGCCTGGCCATTGAAGACACAGCTTGAAGTAATCAAACTCTCTTTgacttcctcctcctcctcttttcAGTAATCCAACTTCCTCATCCCATCCACAGTTGACTCCAATGAGAATACAACATACTCCCATCAACACAAATAGCATTCTCAGATTCACAATTGCTTGGACAGGAAGAAAACTCATGGCTCTACACCCACTGTTCTATTCCTATTTTCAGTTTCTATTTTTGGGGGTTTGGTTCTTTTATGGAGATGCCCATTGTATAGGTGAGTTGTGAAACTGTTTTATAAGGAAGAAGGCTGGTGGAAGACGCCACTTTTGGATTTATTTGTAAAAAGACAGAAAAGGAGGAAATCATTGACGTGACGGGTAGTTAACGGATAAAATAGAACTTGGTACTTTATTTTGCCGGTGCACTTAAAGAATCTTTTAACTTCATTGTTTATCACCAATTTAACTTATCTTATGACATTACTCTCTTTATGTTGAAGCTTTTAAAAGTACTCAACAGTATTTCGTTAACAGTATTATTTTTACAATTTTCACAAAtaaaagttcaaaatcatcaacaacaacatacacagtaTAATCTTGGATATCCTAGACCTTACTTATATCTTGAAAGGTAGAGAGACTATTAGAAGTTTAAaatcatttaattaattatttaaactATAGATTCTAAtgtatttttttccttttactcTCATTAATAGAATACATCAAACTACCGCATTTAACTCATTTCCAATCAAATGTTATTATATAAAATGAATAGTTCATTTAATTAGTTACAAAGTTTAAAACATTATAAACTGATGCATTGCAGTAGTACTACATAGAGATACACCATAAAATAAGCACGATGAATTTAACATTAGATTGTTAATTTAAATTGCAAGAAATGTAAACTAATATTATTACAGATATAACATTAAATACTTTTAATAATTCGTATCATTTATTTTGAGTAAAAAATACCACTTCACCTGAGAGAAAGGGTTGCTATAGAAGTTAATATAACAAATAATCAAATTGTGATGAActatttaaaagaaaataaaagactGATATAAAATTATAAATGATCCGAGCTATCTTAGAGATTAAGTCATGAAATTAAAATATAATTGATTGTCTATTGATCTTAGTAATGGTATATTTAGTAGTATTATATAGTAAGGCAAGTAGGCAGCATTTTAAAGCACGTActaagcccgtcaaccggttcaaaccggtaatcGGAACCAGAACCGGTTTATCGGTTCCAATCAACCGTTTAATATATACCGGTCCGATTTCGATTTTCTTGGGACCGAAAcaggaaccggaccggttaaaccggttaaatcggtcagaattaaaaaaaaaatgtagtcgTTGGGACATGggctggaccgttggccaacggtccatttgcaaaaatggatGTTGCCGAACGGTTCCAAACCCCCATTTTGGGCCCCCCCAACCCCCAAaccttttttttaacactttaacccatacCCCATCCCTATATAAActcctctccatttccattttaatccacaccaattcactcctctctttctctcaatctctcaattatagttattttgcaacaattagccactttaaatttctctcaattaaatattagaaagtcttattctagtttcaattattaattttgaaattataatattattagtggagttggtgattttgcaacaatctgaagtagctttggtggatttgcaattctagccgccttcactttgttgaaaattagtccggcaatttggtaccttcgttccaactctatctatatttttctctatttaatttacgcaatttaatttgttgcaatttattttcttgtgatttatttgagtgtgatttaaattaatttttatttaataatggcgaagagatttagacgtggtgctgGTAGTAGTgatattgttaggggtgggtttgatgaggaaacatttgtgaacgaaacacctaatttaggtattgatgttggtggaaattattcacttttagatcatgaggcaatgcaacaacattataccgacacttttaatgaaattgatgatgatgaaacacaagcccccgaaaatcccataggagatacaggtcttgcacaatcacatactgtcacgacccgactcggggccgcgacgagcacccggtgctaacccacccgagcaccctcttagcttactcttatacttacatctaggtgatctaCATAatcatacatacatttccattcattcgtcaactagtcccatatggacaaccgcacatttatatcatcataggcattcatgccacatcaacatacatgggccaacatggccgacaaaatgatatacaaaacataggccgacaaggccaaacacatctacccacacacacacatgtctacgagcctctaagaatataacatatcacattagcgggacaggaccccgctatgccgataattatatacacaaaagaatgagtacccaaaagatatggcttcgaaggagatggagctctctatgaaatctccgaataggcagctaaggatcaaatctgtctccctgcgcacctgcgggcgtgacgcagcgtccacaaacaaaaggacgtcagtacgaagaatgtactgagtatgtaaagcatgatcaacatcaatatagaagcataatagatatcatatgaagatagcataggaggggagacagtaatatcatcatcatgtcgcttacttgcatacatcgtcgttcgtatcccatagtaatactcgtaccatacttatgctcatattcgtatacatgttcTTATCTGTATTCccatacatagtcttttcacattcatattcatattatatacatagtcatttcatatacatagcatttacatagcatacccgacctcatgggatcggtgtcttatacatacttggccaaccaaggctcaaggtcatacatacctggccctaccaaggcatcagggttatccgtaccctctgcagaggtgtgcgcgcgttacgtaatcgtatacatactttatacataatcatatacatatatatatatatatatatatcctacccggcgttataagctcggggtatcattatagcccttcataggcacatatacatacatcatagctcataagcatctttaatctcattttactctcatcatcatttctatcctcatcactatcgttacatctacattatggacttactcgtcaagcgaggaacatagtaaaatcatagtacatatcaagggtcgtgagcttctgagctcggaatgccaaccatgcggagacaacatactcatatagaggaatttggccaagaaccatgccttatgaaagaagggttagccttacatacctttccgtcgaactattctacacttgcacgttcccttccaatgctagcgtttataccttcattaatgtcataacaatggccattagtcattcacattaaccatattatctagat
The nucleotide sequence above comes from Lycium barbarum isolate Lr01 chromosome 3, ASM1917538v2, whole genome shotgun sequence. Encoded proteins:
- the LOC132631618 gene encoding ribonuclease 2-like, which gives rise to MSFLPVQAIVNLRMLFVLMGVCCILIGVNCGWDEEVGLLKRGGGGSQREFDYFKLCLQWPGTYCRRTRHCCSNNACCSRSNSPSIFTIHGLWAEYNDGTWPSCCSNRPFDQKEISTLLEPLNKYWPSLSCGSPRSCSHRRGPFWGHEWEKHGTCAYPVVHDEYEFFLTTLNVYFKYNVTKVLFNAGYVPSNSEKYPLGGIITAIENAFHTTPELICSGDALEELRFCFYKNFEPRACAHDTSLRGSCPQYVSLPAHGSWGFRSNTTAAS